A single genomic interval of Actinomycetes bacterium harbors:
- a CDS encoding AAA family ATPase, with the protein MARHDETTERPDRLFAESDQGGDWSDEAWPDAPEPSWMADPLGDGGGTDSFAAVRTSDPELDPGIDPMDDTTTIPAFDLGSDTETVVVDLTGEQPVVVRETAPVVVQETAPVVVQEVAPAPEEAAAPAAAPVAEPPAPYAPIARPDAVRSWELPPVPGTDGSGAESLTAATVLRARRARPQSGWRKRLLTMTGGKVNLGLSAEDRRRAAQLEAARTPVRGTHRVAVISLKGGVGKTTTTAALGSMFANLRGDRVIAVDANPDRGTLGERVVRESGATIRHLLQNREDVTRYGDVRAFTSQSPTRLEVLASDADPGASSALSEQDYVDTLDVLERFYNLVLTDCGTGLLHDAMRGVLGLASSLVVVSSASLDGARSASATLDWLEAHGLDDLARNAVVVISSVRPGGGIVDVMQLEDHFASRCRAVVTIPYDPHLEAGGVLELDELDDETVEAYRELAAAVGEGFAVTR; encoded by the coding sequence ATGGCTCGACACGACGAGACGACCGAGCGCCCCGACCGCCTGTTCGCCGAGAGCGACCAGGGCGGCGACTGGTCCGACGAGGCGTGGCCGGACGCGCCGGAGCCGTCCTGGATGGCCGACCCCCTCGGCGACGGCGGTGGCACCGACTCCTTCGCGGCGGTCCGGACGTCCGACCCGGAGCTCGACCCGGGGATCGACCCGATGGACGACACCACGACCATCCCGGCCTTCGACCTCGGCAGCGACACCGAGACGGTCGTCGTCGACCTGACCGGGGAGCAGCCGGTGGTCGTCCGGGAGACCGCCCCGGTGGTCGTCCAGGAGACCGCCCCGGTAGTCGTCCAGGAGGTCGCGCCGGCCCCGGAGGAGGCAGCGGCACCGGCCGCAGCTCCCGTCGCGGAGCCTCCGGCGCCGTACGCCCCCATCGCGCGCCCGGACGCGGTCCGCTCGTGGGAGCTGCCTCCGGTGCCGGGCACCGACGGCAGCGGCGCCGAGTCGCTGACCGCGGCAACCGTGCTGCGGGCCCGCCGTGCCCGCCCGCAGTCCGGCTGGCGCAAGCGGTTGCTGACGATGACCGGCGGCAAGGTCAACCTCGGCCTCTCGGCGGAGGACCGCCGGCGGGCCGCGCAGCTCGAGGCGGCGCGCACCCCGGTGCGCGGGACCCACCGGGTGGCCGTCATCAGCCTCAAGGGCGGCGTGGGCAAGACCACGACGACAGCGGCGCTCGGATCGATGTTCGCCAACCTGCGCGGCGACCGGGTCATCGCGGTCGACGCCAACCCGGACCGCGGCACCCTCGGCGAGCGGGTGGTGCGCGAGTCAGGTGCGACGATCCGCCACCTGCTGCAGAACCGCGAGGACGTCACGCGCTACGGCGACGTGCGCGCGTTCACCTCGCAGTCGCCGACGCGGCTCGAGGTGCTCGCGTCCGACGCCGACCCCGGTGCGTCCTCGGCGCTGAGCGAGCAGGACTACGTGGACACCCTCGACGTGCTCGAGCGCTTCTACAACCTGGTGCTCACCGACTGCGGCACCGGCCTGCTGCACGACGCCATGCGCGGCGTGCTCGGGCTGGCCAGCTCGTTGGTCGTGGTGAGCTCGGCGTCCCTCGACGGGGCGCGCAGCGCCAGCGCGACGCTGGACTGGCTCGAGGCCCACGGCCTCGACGACCTGGCGCGCAACGCGGTGGTGGTCATCTCCTCGGTGCGCCCCGGCGGCGGCATCGTCGACGTCATGCAGCTCGAGGACCACTTCGCCTCGCGGTGCCGCGCCGTCGTCACCATCCCCTACGACCCGCACCTCGAGGCCGGCGGTGTCCTCGAGCTCGACGAGCTCGACGACGAGACGGTCGAGGCCTATCGCGAGCTCGCGGCGGCGGTCGGCGAGGGCTTCGCCGTCACCCGCTGA